Proteins from a genomic interval of Dama dama isolate Ldn47 chromosome 1, ASM3311817v1, whole genome shotgun sequence:
- the LOC133059146 gene encoding olfactory receptor 5P76 — protein MDSLGYGNDTTMTGFILLGLTNDPVLRIILFMIILFIYLVTICGNLSTIILIRISSQLHHPMYFFLSHLAVADVGYSSSVTPNMLVNFLVEKNTISYPGCAIQLGSAVFFGSTECILLAAMAYDRFIAICNPLLYSTKMSTQVCVQLLIVAYIGGFFNASSFTISFYFLHFCGPNQVNHFFCDFAPLVELSCSDISIPAVVPSFTAGSIIVVTVTVIAVSYIYILITILRMHSTEGRHKAFSTCTSHLTAVTLFYGTITFIYVMPKSSYSTDQNKVVSVFYMVVIPMLNPLIYSLRNNEIKGALKRACQKNTFSVKSVIS, from the coding sequence ATGGATTCCCTGGGGTATGGGAACGACACTACAATGACAGGGTTCATTTTACTGGGCTTAACAAATGATCCAGTCCTTCGAATCATCCTCTTCATGATCATCCTCTTTATCTACCTGGTGACCATATGTGGGAATCTCAGCACCATTATTCTTATCAGAATCTCGTCTCAGCTCCATCAtcctatgtattttttcctgAGCCACTTGGCCGTTGCTGATGTGGGCTATTCATCTTCTGTTACACCCAATATGCTTGTAAACTTCCTGGTGGAGAAAAATACTATCTCCTACCCTGGCTGTGCCATCCAGCTTGGTTCAGCTGTTTTCTTCGGGTCAACTGAATGCATCCTTCTGGCTGCCATGGCATATGATCGCTTCATAGCAATCTGCAACCCACTGCTTTATTCCACCAAAATGTCCACACAAGTCTGTGTCCAGTTACTCATAGTGGCTTACATAGGTGGTTTTTTCAATGCCTCCtcctttactatttccttctattttttacactTCTGTGGACCAaatcaagtcaatcattttttctgtgattttgctCCTTTGGTTGAACTCTCCTGTTCTGACATCAGTATCCCTGCAGTTGTCCCCTCATTTACAGCTGGCTCCATCATCGTGGTTACAGTGACTGTCATAGCTGTATCCTACATCTACATCCTCATCACCATCCTCAGGATGCACTCCACTGAGGGGCGCCAcaaggccttctccacctgcacGTCCCACCTCACAGCAGTCACTCTGTTCTATGGGACCATCACGTTCATTTACGTGATGCCCAAGTCCAGCTACTCAACTGACCAGAACAAGGTGGTGTCTGTGTTCTACATGGTGGTGATCCCCATGTTGAACCCCCTCATCTACAGCCTCAGGAACAATGAGATTAAGGGGGCTCTAAAGAGAGCTTGCCAGAAAAATACTTTCTCAGTGAAGTCTGTTATTTCATAG